The following are encoded in a window of Amycolatopsis lexingtonensis genomic DNA:
- a CDS encoding 3-hydroxybutyryl-CoA dehydrogenase translates to MVSRVGVVGAGLMGSGIAEVHARAGLDVVVTEVNQPALDAGKARIEKSLQRGVKSGKVSAEDADAALNRLRFTTDIAEFADRELVVEAILEQEQAKVDVFRQLDKIVEAEDAVFASNTSSIPIMKLGMATSRPQQVVGIHFFNPVPVLPLVELVPSLLTSEETARRAEEHATTALGKTVIRSQDRAGFIVNSLLVPYLLSAIRMIESGFASAEDIDRGMELGTAHPMGPLRLSDLIGLDTIKAIADSMYAEFKEPLYSSPPLLLRMVDAGLLGKKTGRGFYSYS, encoded by the coding sequence GTGGTCAGTCGAGTTGGAGTCGTCGGGGCGGGACTGATGGGTTCCGGCATCGCCGAGGTGCACGCCAGGGCCGGGTTGGACGTCGTGGTCACCGAGGTGAACCAGCCGGCGCTCGACGCGGGCAAGGCGCGCATCGAGAAGTCCCTGCAGCGCGGCGTCAAGAGCGGCAAGGTGTCCGCCGAGGACGCCGACGCGGCTCTCAACCGGCTCCGGTTCACGACCGACATCGCCGAGTTCGCCGACCGCGAACTGGTCGTCGAGGCGATCCTCGAGCAGGAGCAGGCGAAGGTCGACGTCTTCCGCCAGCTGGACAAGATCGTCGAGGCGGAGGACGCGGTGTTCGCGTCCAACACGTCCTCGATCCCGATCATGAAGCTGGGCATGGCGACGAGCCGGCCGCAGCAGGTGGTCGGCATCCACTTCTTCAACCCGGTGCCGGTGCTGCCGCTGGTGGAGCTGGTGCCCTCGCTGCTGACGAGCGAGGAGACCGCCCGCCGCGCGGAGGAACACGCGACGACGGCGCTGGGCAAGACGGTCATCCGTTCGCAGGACCGCGCCGGGTTCATCGTGAACTCGCTGCTGGTGCCGTACCTGCTCTCGGCGATCCGCATGATCGAGTCGGGCTTCGCCTCGGCCGAGGACATCGACCGCGGCATGGAGCTGGGCACCGCCCACCCGATGGGCCCGCTGCGGCTGTCAGACCTGATCGGGTTGGACACGATCAAGGCCATCGCGGACTCGATGTACGCGGAGTTCAAGGAGCCGCTGTACTCGTCGCCGCCGCTGCTGCTGCGCATGGTGGACGCGGGCCTGCTCGGCAAGAAGACCGGCCGCGGGTTCTACTCCTACAGCTGA
- a CDS encoding DUF3073 domain-containing protein, with protein sequence MGRGRAKAKQTKVARELKYSSHETDFDALQRELSSNSSSSHYEESDSEDQDPYDDGYDEYRR encoded by the coding sequence ATGGGGCGCGGCCGGGCTAAGGCCAAGCAGACGAAGGTGGCGCGCGAGCTCAAGTACAGCTCGCACGAGACCGACTTCGATGCTTTGCAGCGCGAGCTGTCGAGTAACTCCTCCAGCAGTCATTACGAGGAGTCCGACAGCGAAGATCAAGACCCGTACGACGACGGGTACGACGAGTACCGTCGTTGA
- a CDS encoding asparaginase: MTNPVLAEVVRSGFVESVHRGALVLTGPEGEARLVLGDVTSPVYPRSSNKPLQAVGMLRAGLDFDGEDLALACASHSGEPGHVKRVLELLEAAGLHEDDLACPPDFPLHVPSMRDAAEPRRVMMNCSGKHTAMLTTCLRAGWPTSGYEAPDHPLQQQIAATVAELTGEPIAHTGVDGCGAPLFAFSLTGLARAFGRLATAPDGPASRVATAMRTHPWLVGGTGREDTDLMSAVDGLVSKAGAEGVQAFALPDGFAVAIKIDDGAKRACAPLAVAALRYLGVDVSGLDALAHGSILGGGRPAGEIRVPELRG; this comes from the coding sequence GTGACCAACCCCGTCCTGGCCGAGGTCGTCCGCTCCGGTTTCGTCGAAAGCGTCCACCGCGGCGCCCTGGTCTTGACCGGCCCCGAAGGCGAAGCCCGCCTGGTGCTGGGCGACGTCACCTCGCCGGTGTACCCGCGCTCGTCGAACAAGCCCCTGCAGGCGGTCGGCATGCTGCGTGCAGGCCTGGACTTCGACGGCGAGGACCTGGCGCTGGCGTGCGCGTCGCACTCCGGCGAGCCGGGCCACGTGAAGCGCGTGCTGGAACTGCTGGAAGCGGCCGGCCTGCACGAAGACGACCTGGCTTGCCCCCCGGACTTCCCGCTGCACGTCCCGAGCATGCGCGACGCGGCCGAGCCCCGCCGCGTGATGATGAACTGCTCCGGCAAGCACACGGCGATGCTGACCACCTGCCTCCGCGCCGGCTGGCCCACGTCGGGGTACGAAGCCCCGGACCACCCGCTGCAGCAGCAGATCGCGGCGACGGTCGCGGAGCTGACGGGCGAGCCGATCGCCCACACCGGAGTGGACGGTTGTGGTGCCCCGCTGTTCGCGTTCTCGCTGACCGGGCTGGCTCGCGCGTTCGGCAGGCTGGCCACGGCCCCGGACGGCCCCGCGAGCCGGGTGGCCACGGCGATGCGGACGCACCCGTGGCTGGTCGGCGGCACCGGCCGCGAGGACACGGACCTGATGTCCGCCGTGGACGGCCTGGTTTCGAAGGCGGGCGCGGAGGGCGTCCAGGCGTTCGCGTTGCCGGACGGCTTCGCGGTCGCGATCAAGATCGACGACGGCGCCAAGCGCGCGTGCGCCCCGCTCGCGGTGGCAGCCCTGCGGTACCTGGGTGTGGACGTGTCCGGACTGGACGCACTCGCCCACGGCTCGATCCTGGGCGGCGGCCGCCCGGCCGGCGAGATCCGGGTCCCGGAACTGCGCGGCTAG
- a CDS encoding aerial mycelium formation protein gives MIEVRPGGRRRIDRVLGPGYLSGLGELPLKVLRERRDEAAQEETDLSYLRRLLHARIDIVRAEQVRRSSGGEASIVDQLATILADNALGPAAGSGRHQQLEPSRAGEHRRHAEALIGDTDLTDVGSLSDEKLASALDTYASEELSVSSFRREVQGVMDTLNAEIAKRYQQGSATVDELLESERGRGEQ, from the coding sequence GTGATCGAAGTGCGGCCCGGCGGCAGGCGGCGGATCGACCGCGTGCTCGGCCCGGGGTACCTCAGCGGCTTGGGCGAATTGCCGCTGAAGGTGCTGCGCGAGCGGCGCGACGAAGCCGCGCAGGAAGAGACGGACCTGTCCTACCTGCGCCGGCTCTTGCACGCGCGCATCGACATCGTGCGCGCCGAGCAGGTGCGGCGCAGCTCCGGCGGCGAAGCCAGCATCGTCGACCAGCTGGCGACGATCCTGGCCGACAACGCACTGGGCCCGGCGGCGGGTTCCGGTCGGCACCAGCAGCTGGAGCCGTCCCGGGCCGGCGAACACCGCCGGCACGCGGAAGCCCTGATCGGCGACACCGACCTCACCGACGTCGGCTCCCTCTCGGACGAGAAGCTCGCCTCCGCTTTGGACACCTACGCCAGCGAAGAGCTGTCGGTGTCGTCGTTCCGGCGCGAGGTCCAGGGCGTGATGGACACGCTCAACGCGGAGATCGCGAAGCGCTACCAGCAGGGTTCGGCCACTGTGGACGAGCTGCTCGAGAGCGAACGAGGACGCGGCGAGCAGTGA
- a CDS encoding YgfZ/GcvT domain-containing protein, whose product MPYRSPLLDVPGSIPSPDDHPEAGVPWHWGDPFAEQRTASRGVVVIDRSHREFLAVTGEERLSWLHLVISQHVTGLAEGSGTEALVLDSQGRVETHMVVAHLDGTVYLDTDPGPRVTSALPKGGPQTLLEYLEAMKFWSKVDIRDATAELALLTVLGPDAERVLSAVGAEIGPEPYAVAPLPGGGFARRMPWPGRSSVDLAVPRAALLDWWKRLTDAGARAAGSWVFDALRVESVRPRRGVDTDDRTIPHEVGWVGSAAHVAKGCYRGQETVSKVHNVGRPPRNLLLLHLDGSPEVTPEPGDPLLLDGRTVGRIGTVIQHHELGPIALALVKRSTPVGAELLAGSEDNLVQAAIDPDSVPSELPAPGRAAAAQLRG is encoded by the coding sequence ATGCCGTACCGCTCGCCGCTGCTGGACGTGCCCGGATCGATCCCTTCGCCCGACGACCACCCCGAAGCCGGCGTCCCCTGGCACTGGGGAGACCCCTTCGCGGAACAGCGCACGGCCTCGCGCGGCGTGGTCGTGATCGACCGGTCGCACCGCGAGTTCCTCGCCGTCACCGGCGAAGAACGGCTGTCGTGGCTGCACCTGGTCATCTCGCAGCACGTGACCGGGCTCGCCGAGGGCTCCGGCACCGAGGCGCTGGTCCTCGACAGCCAGGGCCGCGTCGAGACGCACATGGTGGTCGCGCACCTCGACGGCACGGTGTACCTCGACACCGACCCGGGTCCGCGCGTCACCAGCGCGCTCCCCAAGGGCGGCCCCCAGACGCTGCTCGAATACCTCGAAGCCATGAAGTTCTGGTCCAAGGTGGACATCCGCGACGCGACCGCCGAGCTCGCGCTGCTCACCGTGCTCGGCCCGGACGCCGAGCGCGTGCTGAGCGCGGTCGGCGCCGAGATCGGCCCGGAGCCGTACGCGGTGGCGCCGCTGCCGGGTGGCGGTTTCGCGCGGCGGATGCCGTGGCCGGGCCGCTCCAGCGTCGATCTGGCCGTCCCGCGCGCGGCGCTGCTCGACTGGTGGAAGCGGCTGACCGACGCGGGCGCGCGGGCGGCGGGCAGCTGGGTGTTCGACGCCCTGCGCGTCGAGTCGGTGCGCCCCCGGCGGGGCGTGGACACCGACGACCGCACGATCCCGCACGAGGTGGGCTGGGTCGGCTCGGCCGCGCACGTCGCGAAGGGCTGTTACCGCGGCCAGGAGACGGTGTCGAAGGTGCACAACGTCGGCCGCCCGCCGCGGAACCTGCTGCTGCTCCACCTGGACGGTTCGCCGGAGGTCACGCCGGAACCCGGCGACCCGCTGCTGCTCGACGGCCGCACGGTCGGCCGGATCGGCACGGTCATCCAGCACCACGAACTCGGCCCGATCGCGTTGGCGCTGGTCAAGCGGTCGACGCCGGTGGGCGCGGAGCTGCTGGCCGGCTCGGAGGACAACCTCGTGCAGGCGGCGATCGACCCCGACTCGGTGCCGTCGGAACTGCCCGCCCCCGGGCGTGCGGCGGCGGCGCAACTCCGTGGCTGA
- a CDS encoding aminodeoxychorismate lyase yields the protein MRVLVFLDGTPADPDVAQIKVDDLGLLRGDGVFETILVVGGKPRELRPHLERLARSAAMLDLPEPDLGAWEQVVSAVLERWTGGPEMTLKLVYTRGSDGDPAARPTGFALGSEVPPSILKARAEGVAAITLERGFPPDLAERAPWLLLGAKPLSYAMNMAAVREAGRRGAEDVIFTAADGSVFEGPTSTVVLAKGRTLYTPPSSIGILPGTTQAALFRGAEKAGRAVKVEPLTVRDLVEGDGVFMASSVRKLTRVHTLDGERLPDSSAVYAELVAAYEGEYA from the coding sequence ATGCGCGTCCTCGTCTTCCTCGACGGAACCCCGGCCGACCCCGACGTCGCCCAGATCAAGGTCGACGACCTCGGGCTGCTGCGCGGCGACGGCGTCTTCGAGACGATCCTCGTCGTCGGCGGCAAGCCCCGTGAGCTGCGGCCGCACCTCGAGCGGCTGGCCCGTTCCGCGGCCATGCTCGACCTGCCGGAGCCCGACCTCGGCGCCTGGGAGCAGGTCGTTTCGGCGGTGCTCGAAAGGTGGACCGGCGGGCCCGAAATGACGCTGAAACTGGTGTACACCAGGGGATCCGACGGCGACCCCGCCGCGCGGCCGACCGGGTTCGCGCTCGGCTCCGAGGTGCCGCCGTCGATCTTGAAGGCCCGTGCCGAAGGCGTCGCCGCGATCACCCTCGAACGCGGTTTCCCGCCGGACCTCGCCGAGCGCGCGCCCTGGCTGCTGCTCGGCGCGAAGCCGTTGTCCTACGCGATGAACATGGCCGCGGTGCGCGAAGCCGGCCGCCGCGGCGCCGAAGATGTGATTTTCACCGCCGCGGACGGTTCGGTCTTCGAAGGGCCGACGTCGACCGTCGTGCTGGCGAAGGGCCGGACGCTCTACACGCCGCCGTCGAGCATCGGCATCCTGCCGGGCACCACCCAGGCCGCGCTGTTCCGCGGCGCCGAGAAGGCGGGCCGGGCGGTCAAGGTGGAGCCGCTGACGGTCCGCGACCTCGTCGAGGGCGACGGCGTCTTCATGGCCTCCAGCGTCCGCAAGCTGACCCGCGTGCACACGCTGGACGGCGAACGGCTGCCCGACTC